In the Streptomyces sp. f51 genome, one interval contains:
- a CDS encoding LysR family transcriptional regulator, translating into MTLDDLRVFVAVCRAGSLSAVARELGCTQSAVSQHVRRLEREVGLGLVERQARGVVPTRAGRILERAAADGIAGLDLALRRLDELVRGDGGTVRIATGGTTVRHFMAEAVVEFRGRYPEVSLEFQTENSSRGCFDALADHGLDLAWVTLGPPVRGVEQRTVAELPWVLAVHADHELAGRERIEAAELAGLRIVGLPERSTSRAHLDAAYRELGIPVSASDTSVADWDTAILLAELGLGHAVVPALPGLPGPGHPGLRFLPVPALPPLAVGWAVRGWDTLSPAAHAFADTVARHCSDTGTTDPHADGQPAPAP; encoded by the coding sequence GTGACGCTGGATGATCTTCGCGTGTTCGTCGCCGTCTGCCGGGCCGGCAGCCTGAGCGCCGTCGCCCGGGAACTGGGCTGTACGCAGTCGGCGGTGAGTCAGCACGTACGCAGGCTGGAACGCGAGGTCGGGCTCGGGCTCGTCGAGCGCCAGGCCCGGGGAGTGGTTCCCACCCGGGCCGGGCGCATCCTCGAACGGGCCGCCGCGGACGGCATCGCCGGACTCGACCTCGCGCTGCGCCGCCTCGACGAGCTGGTGCGCGGGGACGGCGGTACGGTGCGGATCGCCACCGGCGGCACCACCGTGCGGCACTTCATGGCCGAGGCCGTGGTCGAGTTCCGGGGCCGGTATCCCGAGGTCAGCCTGGAGTTCCAGACCGAGAACTCCAGCCGGGGCTGCTTCGACGCGCTCGCCGACCACGGACTCGACCTCGCCTGGGTCACCCTCGGCCCTCCCGTGCGCGGGGTCGAGCAGCGGACCGTCGCCGAACTCCCCTGGGTGCTCGCCGTGCACGCCGACCACGAACTCGCCGGGCGGGAGAGGATCGAGGCGGCGGAACTGGCCGGACTGCGGATCGTGGGACTGCCCGAGCGCTCCACCTCCCGCGCGCATCTCGACGCCGCCTACAGGGAGTTGGGGATACCCGTGAGCGCCTCCGACACCAGCGTCGCCGACTGGGACACCGCGATCCTGCTCGCCGAACTCGGCCTCGGACACGCCGTCGTCCCCGCCCTGCCCGGCCTGCCGGGACCGGGCCACCCCGGCCTCCGCTTCCTCCCCGTACCGGCCCTGCCGCCCCTCGCCGTCGGCTGGGCCGTCCGCGGCTGGGACACCCTGTCACCGGCGGCGCACGCCTTCGCCGACACGGTGGCCCGGCACTGCTCGGACACCGGCACGACGGACCCGCACGCCGACGGGCAGCCGGCACCCGCTCCGTAA
- a CDS encoding hydrolase produces the protein MAVTTLDPRTALVVIDLQHGIVGNPGLAPHAAADVVKRSARLADAFRGHGLPVVLVRVTAAADGADAVPGRIDGPSRARSFPEGWDVIVDDMAGHPGDITVTKRNWGAFHGTDLDLQLRRRGITQIVLTGIATSIGVESSARAAHEHGYHVTLATDAMSDLDPETHRNSVERIFPRLGETGTTEEIVELLDRTRA, from the coding sequence ATGGCAGTCACCACGCTCGACCCCCGCACCGCCCTCGTCGTCATCGACCTCCAGCACGGCATCGTCGGCAACCCCGGCCTCGCGCCGCACGCCGCCGCCGACGTCGTCAAGCGCTCCGCCCGGCTCGCCGACGCCTTCCGCGGCCACGGCCTCCCGGTCGTCCTCGTCCGCGTCACCGCCGCCGCCGACGGCGCCGACGCCGTCCCCGGCCGCATCGACGGCCCGAGCCGCGCCCGCTCCTTCCCGGAGGGCTGGGACGTCATCGTCGACGACATGGCCGGCCACCCCGGGGACATCACCGTGACCAAGCGGAACTGGGGCGCCTTCCACGGCACCGACCTCGACCTCCAGCTGCGCCGCCGCGGGATCACCCAGATCGTGCTGACCGGCATCGCCACCAGCATCGGCGTGGAGTCCTCCGCGCGCGCCGCCCACGAGCACGGCTACCACGTCACCCTCGCCACCGACGCCATGTCCGACCTCGACCCCGAGACCCACCGCAACAGCGTCGAGCGGATCTTCCCCCGCCTCGGTGAGACCGGAACGACCGAGGAGATCGTCGAGCTGCTCGACAGGACCCGCGCCTGA